Proteins encoded together in one Amphritea japonica ATCC BAA-1530 window:
- a CDS encoding FKBP-type peptidyl-prolyl cis-trans isomerase, producing the protein MNISNNCYVEIHYALFNEENEVMDGSRGGEPLPYIQGQANIIPGLEAALLGKAKGDTFTVTIAPEQGYGDRDESKVSIIDAESFAGFDQIEEGMLCQLEGEDGEPQLVTISLIEEDEVTIDANHPFAGKTLNFEVEVVAVREATDTELRDGIVG; encoded by the coding sequence ATGAATATCAGTAATAACTGCTACGTCGAGATCCATTACGCCCTCTTTAATGAGGAAAATGAAGTGATGGATGGTTCGCGTGGAGGAGAGCCCCTTCCTTATATTCAAGGTCAGGCTAACATCATTCCTGGCCTGGAAGCGGCGCTTCTTGGAAAGGCCAAAGGCGATACTTTTACGGTAACTATCGCGCCTGAACAGGGCTATGGAGATCGTGATGAAAGTAAAGTCAGTATTATTGATGCAGAGTCTTTTGCCGGGTTCGATCAGATTGAAGAAGGCATGCTATGTCAGTTAGAGGGTGAAGATGGAGAGCCCCAGTTGGTGACCATTTCTCTGATTGAAGAGGATGAAGTGACTATTGATGCGAACCACCCGTTTGCTGGTAAGACGCTGAATTTCGAGGTTGAAGTTGTGGCTGTCCGCGAAGCAACAGACACTGAATTACGCGATGGTATTGTTGGATAA
- a CDS encoding YqaE/Pmp3 family membrane protein: protein MRLILALLLPWVQFFTIGRPFAGIICLILQLTLVGWLPAAIWSVYALSQYKTDKKIEAAMGGKE from the coding sequence ATGCGTTTGATTTTAGCCCTGTTGTTACCCTGGGTGCAGTTTTTTACAATCGGCAGGCCGTTTGCCGGAATAATTTGTCTGATTCTTCAATTGACACTGGTCGGCTGGCTGCCTGCTGCGATCTGGTCTGTTTATGCGCTGAGCCAGTATAAAACTGACAAAAAAATAGAGGCCGCAATGGGCGGAAAAGAGTAG